In one Parcubacteria group bacterium genomic region, the following are encoded:
- a CDS encoding DUF378 domain-containing protein, whose amino-acid sequence MKMLHMVAFILVIIGGLNWLWIGLLGGGGVGDWLGADLARAVYVLVGLSAVYLIAFHKKDCKMCGSSM is encoded by the coding sequence TGGTTGCCTTTATTTTGGTAATCATTGGGGGTTTAAACTGGCTTTGGATCGGTCTTTTAGGAGGCGGCGGTGTAGGTGATTGGCTAGGCGCCGATTTAGCGCGCGCAGTTTATGTATTGGTTGGTTTGTCGGCGGTTTATTTGATAGCGTTTCACAAGAAGGATTGCAAAATGTGCGGCAGTTC